The proteins below come from a single Drosophila busckii strain San Diego stock center, stock number 13000-0081.31 chromosome X, ASM1175060v1, whole genome shotgun sequence genomic window:
- the LOC108607006 gene encoding proton channel OtopLc isoform X4: MQRCPYLHEMRERLLDQPRETLQLENMERANLLDNRQSATESNQLQGDGYHTSPAHQRTPLVPHDLGEDFNLDFDDDFPIDARRPKNAKVCYTFKPNPNKHSFMPANITVQGTYQTNPITGPIELWTSLFIVTSLVYAILLIVVCIAYVISDVTTHRLPVLYYETFFTYLYGASILFLLYVFCFLLQESSCCNGGVPKPKPPPKEKKSKKTKNADPADSKDAKGSKDSGKAGKGAAYQEAATDAEVAVTPKNVRKRKTTHSDLTHGSFFLRVGAIAFGLGAMIYIGLEFGSFFEIPFDSPCHHILIGVNPLLQMIFTFMQMYFIFMNARLNIHRFKVIARFGLMHVVATNICVWIRTLVKESLLEITIHHQKLESDPGASSIAHSIRQHALRHAGTVLRTHAGPNNEFEVLDGEDVLPRSVYKSDNVLSKLVRNTVDGISKSLGMGGVVSSSTTSTTSTTRAPYTTPGYQWHSTTMARKLKKFITSTTAATSTMGSSSSHIPTSSSSTSTSSTTTTTAAMPTFTETSSSSFTSESPFNSMHRLFSSAAPSLTPVDVAAPTLPAAADGNAFASSATSFLNTLAAAASTPSTNANVQQASSTESAVNMMNNLLGRGMENSFQTYSDLSHDESNGLITFDNLESLDNIYPAALSSNIGTLNSTACGRIDIMGTIVYDSAPFLYPFIIEYSLIGAVVLYVMWKHIGRYPGRLNDEDLEHRLEVMLSRRAVAMAQQARSGRVDCVGSSKGLFFGLLLLVGALICLILFFVLVRHQQFSLLAIYLADASHIILMGFAILAIIVGFIRVKNLKFRCEEQSNLNDILLRISAFGLFTYSVFSIIAGSLKVLESEPSLLVTTTGGMAVFQVILQLLFIADVSRRRVHLPEHDRSKPGRQIVTFLLICNVAMFAIYTFEAQKVFANPVQLEFYGFVPWSIIQRITLPLCIFHRFHSAVTLAEIWKTTYKARLE; this comes from the exons GGTTTGCTACACGTTCAAGCCAAATCCAAATAAGCACAGTTTTATGCCGGCGAACATAACGGTCCAGGGAACGTATCAAACCAATCCAATAACGGGACCAATCGAACTATG GACATCGCTGTTTATTGTGACCAGCCTGGTGTATGCGATTCTATTGATCGTTGTGTGCATCGCCTACGTAATTAGCGATGTAACCACACACCGACTACCGGTACTCTACTACGAGACATTCTTCACTTATCTCTATGGCGCCAGCATACTCTTTTTGCTCTACGTCTTTTGTTTCCTGCTGCAAG agaGCTCTTGCTGCAATGGCGGAGTACCCAAACCAAAACCACCACCCAAGGAAAAGAAATCGAAGAAAACAAAGAATGCAGATCCAGCCGATTCGAAGGATGCGAAAGGCTCTAAGGACTCTGGCAAAGCTGGTAAAGGCGCCGCATATCAG gaaGCTGCTACGGATGCTGAGGTGGCCGTCACCCCGAAGAACGTACGCAAACGGAAGACTACGCACAGCGATCTCACGCATGGAAGCTTCTTTCTACGCGTCGGTGCCATTG cttttggtCTGGGAGCAATGATCTACATTGGCTTGGAGTTCGGCTCGTTTTTCGAAATTCCATTCGATTCGCCCTGTCATCATATTTTGATTGGAGTTAATCCGTTGCTGCAAATGATTTtcacatttatgcaaatgtattttatattcatgAATGCACGG TTGAACATACACCGCTTCAAGGTGATTGCTCGCTTTGGTCTCATGCATGTGGTGGCCACCAACATTTGTGTCTGGATCCGCACACTGGTCAAGGAGTCGTTGCTGGAGATAACGATTCATCATCAGAAGCTGGAGAGCGACCCCGGCGCCAGCTCTATTGCCCACTCGATACGCCAGCATGCGCTCAGACATGCGGGCACCGTGCTCCGCACCCATGCCGGACCCAACAATGAGTTCGAGGTGCTCGATGGCGAGGACGTGCTGCCCCGCAGCGTCTACAAGAGCGACAATGTGCTCTCGAAATTGGTGCGCAACACTGTCGATGGCATTTCGAAGAGTCTGGGCATGGGCGGTGTcgttagcagcagcaccactagcaccaccagcaccactcGCGCTCCGTATACGACGCCCGGCTATCAATGGCACAGCACTACTATGGCCCGCAAGCTGAAGAAGTTTATCACTAgcaccaccgccgccaccagcaccatgggcagcagcagcagccacattcCTACCAGCAGCTCATCCActagcaccagcagcaccaccaccaccaccgccgccatGCCCACATTCACCgagaccagcagcagcagcttcaccAGTGAGTCGCCCTTCAATAGCATGCACCGCCTCTTCTCAAGCGCCGCACCGAGCCTGACGCCCGTCGACGTGGCCGCACCCACGTTGCCCGCTGCAGCTGATGGCAACGCCTTTGCCAGCAGCGCCACATCCTTCCTCAACACtctggccgccgccgcctccacgCCCAGCACCAATGCCAATGTGCAACAAGCCAGCAGCACCGAAAGCGCTGTCAACATGATGAACAATCTACTGGGACGCGGCATGGAGAACAGCTTCCAAACCTATTCGGACTTATCGCACGATGAGTCCAACGGTTTGATTACGTTCGATAATCTGGAGAGTCTGGACAACATCTATCCGGCGGCGCTGTCCTCCAACATTGGCACACTCAACTCCACCGCCTGTGGCCGCATCGACATCATGGGCACCATTGTCTATGACTCGGCTCCGTTCTTGTATCCGTTCATCATTGAGTATTCGCTGATTGGCGCCGTCGTTTTGTACGTCATGTGGAAGCACATCGGACGCTATCCGGGCCGTCTCAACGATGAGGATCTGGAGCATCGGCTGGAGGTGATGCTGTCGCGTCGTGCCGTTGCCATGGCGCAGCAGGCACGCTCCGGTCGCGTCGACTGCGTTGGCTCGTCGAAGGGACTCTTCTTTGGTCTATTGCTGTTGGTCGGTGCGCTCATCTGCTTGATACTCTTCTTCGTCTTGGTGCGTCATCAGCAGTTCTCGCTGTTGGCCATTTATCTCGCCGATGCCAGTCACATTATACTCATGGGCTTCGCTATACTGGCCATCATAGTGGGCTTCATTAG AGTCAAGAACTTGAAGTTCCGCTGCGAGGAGCAGTCCAACCTGAACGACATCTTGCTGCGCATCTCGGCCTTTGGGCTCTTCACCTACTCCGTGTTCAGCATCATTGCCGGCAGCTTGAAGGTGCTCGAGAGCGAGCCCAGTCTGCTAGTCACAACCACCGGCGGCATGGCCGTATTCCAAGTCATCTTGCAGTTGCTCTTCATCGCCGATGTTTCCCGTCGTCGCGTCCACTTGCCCGAGCACGACCGCAGCAAGCCCGGCCGGCAGATCGTCACCTTCTTGCTCATCTGCAATGTCGCCATGTTCGCCATCTACACATTCGAAGCTCAAAAAGTATTCGCCAATCCT GTGCAGCTGGAGTTCTACGGATTTGTGCCCTGGTCTATCATCCAGCGCATTACACTGCCTCTGTGCATTTTCCATCGCTTCCATAGCGCCGTCACACTTGCCGAGATCTGGAAGACCACCTACAAGGCGCGCTTGGAGTAA
- the LOC108607006 gene encoding proton channel OtopLc isoform X3, whose amino-acid sequence MQRCPYLHEMRERLLDQPRETLQLENMERANLLDNRQSATESNQLQGDGYHTSPAHQRTPLVPHDLGEDFNLDFDDDFPIDARRPKNAKVCYTFKPNPNKHSFMPANITVQGTYQTNPITGPIELWTSLFIVTSLVYAILLIVVCIAYVISDVTTHRLPVLYYETFFTYLYGASILFLLYVFCFLLQESSCCNGGVPKPKPPPKEKKSKKTKNADPADSKDAKGSKDSGKAGKGAAYQEAATDAEVAVTPKNVRKRKTTHSDLTHGSFFLRVGAIAFGLGAMIYIGLEFGSFFEIPFDSPCHHILIGVNPLLQMIFTFMQMYFIFMNARLNIHRFKVIARFGLMHVVATNICVWIRTLVKESLLEITIHHQKLESDPGASSIAHSIRQHALRHAGTVLRTHAGPNNEFEVLDGEDVLPRSVYKSDNVLSKLVRNTVDGISKSLGMGGVVSSSTTSTTSTTRAPYTTPGYQWHSTTMARKLKKFITSTTAATSTMGSSSSHIPTSSSSTSTSSTTTTTAAMPTFTETSSSSFTSESPFNSMHRLFSSAAPSLTPVDVAAPTLPAAADGNAFASSATSFLNTLAAAASTPSTNANVQQASSTESAVNMMNNLLGRGMENSFQTYSDLSHDESNGLITFDNLESLDNIYPAALSSNIGTLNSTACGRIDIMGTIVYDSAPFLYPFIIEYSLIGAVVLYVMWKHIGRYPGRLNDEDLEHRLEVMLSRRAVAMAQQARSGRVDCVGSSKGLFFGLLLLVGALICLILFFVLVRHQQFSLLAIYLADASHIILMGFAILAIIVGFIRVKNLKFRCEEQSNLNDILLRISAFGLFTYSVFSIIAGSLKVLESEPSLLVTTTGGMAVFQVILQLLFIADVSRRRVHLPEHDRSKPGRQIVTFLLICNVAMFAIYTFEAQKVFANPVSRYVQLEFYGFVPWSIIQRITLPLCIFHRFHSAVTLAEIWKTTYKARLE is encoded by the exons GGTTTGCTACACGTTCAAGCCAAATCCAAATAAGCACAGTTTTATGCCGGCGAACATAACGGTCCAGGGAACGTATCAAACCAATCCAATAACGGGACCAATCGAACTATG GACATCGCTGTTTATTGTGACCAGCCTGGTGTATGCGATTCTATTGATCGTTGTGTGCATCGCCTACGTAATTAGCGATGTAACCACACACCGACTACCGGTACTCTACTACGAGACATTCTTCACTTATCTCTATGGCGCCAGCATACTCTTTTTGCTCTACGTCTTTTGTTTCCTGCTGCAAG agaGCTCTTGCTGCAATGGCGGAGTACCCAAACCAAAACCACCACCCAAGGAAAAGAAATCGAAGAAAACAAAGAATGCAGATCCAGCCGATTCGAAGGATGCGAAAGGCTCTAAGGACTCTGGCAAAGCTGGTAAAGGCGCCGCATATCAG gaaGCTGCTACGGATGCTGAGGTGGCCGTCACCCCGAAGAACGTACGCAAACGGAAGACTACGCACAGCGATCTCACGCATGGAAGCTTCTTTCTACGCGTCGGTGCCATTG cttttggtCTGGGAGCAATGATCTACATTGGCTTGGAGTTCGGCTCGTTTTTCGAAATTCCATTCGATTCGCCCTGTCATCATATTTTGATTGGAGTTAATCCGTTGCTGCAAATGATTTtcacatttatgcaaatgtattttatattcatgAATGCACGG TTGAACATACACCGCTTCAAGGTGATTGCTCGCTTTGGTCTCATGCATGTGGTGGCCACCAACATTTGTGTCTGGATCCGCACACTGGTCAAGGAGTCGTTGCTGGAGATAACGATTCATCATCAGAAGCTGGAGAGCGACCCCGGCGCCAGCTCTATTGCCCACTCGATACGCCAGCATGCGCTCAGACATGCGGGCACCGTGCTCCGCACCCATGCCGGACCCAACAATGAGTTCGAGGTGCTCGATGGCGAGGACGTGCTGCCCCGCAGCGTCTACAAGAGCGACAATGTGCTCTCGAAATTGGTGCGCAACACTGTCGATGGCATTTCGAAGAGTCTGGGCATGGGCGGTGTcgttagcagcagcaccactagcaccaccagcaccactcGCGCTCCGTATACGACGCCCGGCTATCAATGGCACAGCACTACTATGGCCCGCAAGCTGAAGAAGTTTATCACTAgcaccaccgccgccaccagcaccatgggcagcagcagcagccacattcCTACCAGCAGCTCATCCActagcaccagcagcaccaccaccaccaccgccgccatGCCCACATTCACCgagaccagcagcagcagcttcaccAGTGAGTCGCCCTTCAATAGCATGCACCGCCTCTTCTCAAGCGCCGCACCGAGCCTGACGCCCGTCGACGTGGCCGCACCCACGTTGCCCGCTGCAGCTGATGGCAACGCCTTTGCCAGCAGCGCCACATCCTTCCTCAACACtctggccgccgccgcctccacgCCCAGCACCAATGCCAATGTGCAACAAGCCAGCAGCACCGAAAGCGCTGTCAACATGATGAACAATCTACTGGGACGCGGCATGGAGAACAGCTTCCAAACCTATTCGGACTTATCGCACGATGAGTCCAACGGTTTGATTACGTTCGATAATCTGGAGAGTCTGGACAACATCTATCCGGCGGCGCTGTCCTCCAACATTGGCACACTCAACTCCACCGCCTGTGGCCGCATCGACATCATGGGCACCATTGTCTATGACTCGGCTCCGTTCTTGTATCCGTTCATCATTGAGTATTCGCTGATTGGCGCCGTCGTTTTGTACGTCATGTGGAAGCACATCGGACGCTATCCGGGCCGTCTCAACGATGAGGATCTGGAGCATCGGCTGGAGGTGATGCTGTCGCGTCGTGCCGTTGCCATGGCGCAGCAGGCACGCTCCGGTCGCGTCGACTGCGTTGGCTCGTCGAAGGGACTCTTCTTTGGTCTATTGCTGTTGGTCGGTGCGCTCATCTGCTTGATACTCTTCTTCGTCTTGGTGCGTCATCAGCAGTTCTCGCTGTTGGCCATTTATCTCGCCGATGCCAGTCACATTATACTCATGGGCTTCGCTATACTGGCCATCATAGTGGGCTTCATTAG AGTCAAGAACTTGAAGTTCCGCTGCGAGGAGCAGTCCAACCTGAACGACATCTTGCTGCGCATCTCGGCCTTTGGGCTCTTCACCTACTCCGTGTTCAGCATCATTGCCGGCAGCTTGAAGGTGCTCGAGAGCGAGCCCAGTCTGCTAGTCACAACCACCGGCGGCATGGCCGTATTCCAAGTCATCTTGCAGTTGCTCTTCATCGCCGATGTTTCCCGTCGTCGCGTCCACTTGCCCGAGCACGACCGCAGCAAGCCCGGCCGGCAGATCGTCACCTTCTTGCTCATCTGCAATGTCGCCATGTTCGCCATCTACACATTCGAAGCTCAAAAAGTATTCGCCAATCCTGTAAGTAGATAT GTGCAGCTGGAGTTCTACGGATTTGTGCCCTGGTCTATCATCCAGCGCATTACACTGCCTCTGTGCATTTTCCATCGCTTCCATAGCGCCGTCACACTTGCCGAGATCTGGAAGACCACCTACAAGGCGCGCTTGGAGTAA
- the LOC108607006 gene encoding proton channel OtopLc isoform X10 — protein MGGGEVKVATVDVEGGDNMATLPVSRSHTAGSTDSAEKNNAANKEMELKNVMPQPLQRTSLFIVTSLVYAILLIVVCIAYVISDVTTHRLPVLYYETFFTYLYGASILFLLYVFCFLLQESSCCNGGVPKPKPPPKEKKSKKTKNADPADSKDAKGSKDSGKAGKGAAYQEAATDAEVAVTPKNVRKRKTTHSDLTHGSFFLRVGAIAFGLGAMIYIGLEFGSFFEIPFDSPCHHILIGVNPLLQMIFTFMQMYFIFMNARLNIHRFKVIARFGLMHVVATNICVWIRTLVKESLLEITIHHQKLESDPGASSIAHSIRQHALRHAGTVLRTHAGPNNEFEVLDGEDVLPRSVYKSDNVLSKLVRNTVDGISKSLGMGGVVSSSTTSTTSTTRAPYTTPGYQWHSTTMARKLKKFITSTTAATSTMGSSSSHIPTSSSSTSTSSTTTTTAAMPTFTETSSSSFTSESPFNSMHRLFSSAAPSLTPVDVAAPTLPAAADGNAFASSATSFLNTLAAAASTPSTNANVQQASSTESAVNMMNNLLGRGMENSFQTYSDLSHDESNGLITFDNLESLDNIYPAALSSNIGTLNSTACGRIDIMGTIVYDSAPFLYPFIIEYSLIGAVVLYVMWKHIGRYPGRLNDEDLEHRLEVMLSRRAVAMAQQARSGRVDCVGSSKGLFFGLLLLVGALICLILFFVLVRHQQFSLLAIYLADASHIILMGFAILAIIVGFIRVKNLKFRCEEQSNLNDILLRISAFGLFTYSVFSIIAGSLKVLESEPSLLVTTTGGMAVFQVILQLLFIADVSRRRVHLPEHDRSKPGRQIVTFLLICNVAMFAIYTFEAQKVFANPVQLEFYGFVPWSIIQRITLPLCIFHRFHSAVTLAEIWKTTYKARLE, from the exons ATGGGCGGCGGTGAAGTTAAGGTCGCTACCGTCGATGTGGAGGGCGGAGATAATATGGCCACGCTGCCGGTATCGCGCTCCCACACCGCCGGCAGCACCGACAGTgctgaaaaaaataatgcggCCAACAAGGAAATGGAGCTGAAGAACGTCATGCCACAGCCGTTGCAAAG GACATCGCTGTTTATTGTGACCAGCCTGGTGTATGCGATTCTATTGATCGTTGTGTGCATCGCCTACGTAATTAGCGATGTAACCACACACCGACTACCGGTACTCTACTACGAGACATTCTTCACTTATCTCTATGGCGCCAGCATACTCTTTTTGCTCTACGTCTTTTGTTTCCTGCTGCAAG agaGCTCTTGCTGCAATGGCGGAGTACCCAAACCAAAACCACCACCCAAGGAAAAGAAATCGAAGAAAACAAAGAATGCAGATCCAGCCGATTCGAAGGATGCGAAAGGCTCTAAGGACTCTGGCAAAGCTGGTAAAGGCGCCGCATATCAG gaaGCTGCTACGGATGCTGAGGTGGCCGTCACCCCGAAGAACGTACGCAAACGGAAGACTACGCACAGCGATCTCACGCATGGAAGCTTCTTTCTACGCGTCGGTGCCATTG cttttggtCTGGGAGCAATGATCTACATTGGCTTGGAGTTCGGCTCGTTTTTCGAAATTCCATTCGATTCGCCCTGTCATCATATTTTGATTGGAGTTAATCCGTTGCTGCAAATGATTTtcacatttatgcaaatgtattttatattcatgAATGCACGG TTGAACATACACCGCTTCAAGGTGATTGCTCGCTTTGGTCTCATGCATGTGGTGGCCACCAACATTTGTGTCTGGATCCGCACACTGGTCAAGGAGTCGTTGCTGGAGATAACGATTCATCATCAGAAGCTGGAGAGCGACCCCGGCGCCAGCTCTATTGCCCACTCGATACGCCAGCATGCGCTCAGACATGCGGGCACCGTGCTCCGCACCCATGCCGGACCCAACAATGAGTTCGAGGTGCTCGATGGCGAGGACGTGCTGCCCCGCAGCGTCTACAAGAGCGACAATGTGCTCTCGAAATTGGTGCGCAACACTGTCGATGGCATTTCGAAGAGTCTGGGCATGGGCGGTGTcgttagcagcagcaccactagcaccaccagcaccactcGCGCTCCGTATACGACGCCCGGCTATCAATGGCACAGCACTACTATGGCCCGCAAGCTGAAGAAGTTTATCACTAgcaccaccgccgccaccagcaccatgggcagcagcagcagccacattcCTACCAGCAGCTCATCCActagcaccagcagcaccaccaccaccaccgccgccatGCCCACATTCACCgagaccagcagcagcagcttcaccAGTGAGTCGCCCTTCAATAGCATGCACCGCCTCTTCTCAAGCGCCGCACCGAGCCTGACGCCCGTCGACGTGGCCGCACCCACGTTGCCCGCTGCAGCTGATGGCAACGCCTTTGCCAGCAGCGCCACATCCTTCCTCAACACtctggccgccgccgcctccacgCCCAGCACCAATGCCAATGTGCAACAAGCCAGCAGCACCGAAAGCGCTGTCAACATGATGAACAATCTACTGGGACGCGGCATGGAGAACAGCTTCCAAACCTATTCGGACTTATCGCACGATGAGTCCAACGGTTTGATTACGTTCGATAATCTGGAGAGTCTGGACAACATCTATCCGGCGGCGCTGTCCTCCAACATTGGCACACTCAACTCCACCGCCTGTGGCCGCATCGACATCATGGGCACCATTGTCTATGACTCGGCTCCGTTCTTGTATCCGTTCATCATTGAGTATTCGCTGATTGGCGCCGTCGTTTTGTACGTCATGTGGAAGCACATCGGACGCTATCCGGGCCGTCTCAACGATGAGGATCTGGAGCATCGGCTGGAGGTGATGCTGTCGCGTCGTGCCGTTGCCATGGCGCAGCAGGCACGCTCCGGTCGCGTCGACTGCGTTGGCTCGTCGAAGGGACTCTTCTTTGGTCTATTGCTGTTGGTCGGTGCGCTCATCTGCTTGATACTCTTCTTCGTCTTGGTGCGTCATCAGCAGTTCTCGCTGTTGGCCATTTATCTCGCCGATGCCAGTCACATTATACTCATGGGCTTCGCTATACTGGCCATCATAGTGGGCTTCATTAG AGTCAAGAACTTGAAGTTCCGCTGCGAGGAGCAGTCCAACCTGAACGACATCTTGCTGCGCATCTCGGCCTTTGGGCTCTTCACCTACTCCGTGTTCAGCATCATTGCCGGCAGCTTGAAGGTGCTCGAGAGCGAGCCCAGTCTGCTAGTCACAACCACCGGCGGCATGGCCGTATTCCAAGTCATCTTGCAGTTGCTCTTCATCGCCGATGTTTCCCGTCGTCGCGTCCACTTGCCCGAGCACGACCGCAGCAAGCCCGGCCGGCAGATCGTCACCTTCTTGCTCATCTGCAATGTCGCCATGTTCGCCATCTACACATTCGAAGCTCAAAAAGTATTCGCCAATCCT GTGCAGCTGGAGTTCTACGGATTTGTGCCCTGGTCTATCATCCAGCGCATTACACTGCCTCTGTGCATTTTCCATCGCTTCCATAGCGCCGTCACACTTGCCGAGATCTGGAAGACCACCTACAAGGCGCGCTTGGAGTAA
- the LOC108607006 gene encoding proton channel OtopLc isoform X2, which yields MQRCPYLHEMRERLLDQPRETLQLENMERANLLDNRQSATESNQVGTVVKLQGDGYHTSPAHQRTPLVPHDLGEDFNLDFDDDFPIDARRPKNAKVCYTFKPNPNKHSFMPANITVQGTYQTNPITGPIELWTSLFIVTSLVYAILLIVVCIAYVISDVTTHRLPVLYYETFFTYLYGASILFLLYVFCFLLQESSCCNGGVPKPKPPPKEKKSKKTKNADPADSKDAKGSKDSGKAGKGAAYQEAATDAEVAVTPKNVRKRKTTHSDLTHGSFFLRVGAIAFGLGAMIYIGLEFGSFFEIPFDSPCHHILIGVNPLLQMIFTFMQMYFIFMNARLNIHRFKVIARFGLMHVVATNICVWIRTLVKESLLEITIHHQKLESDPGASSIAHSIRQHALRHAGTVLRTHAGPNNEFEVLDGEDVLPRSVYKSDNVLSKLVRNTVDGISKSLGMGGVVSSSTTSTTSTTRAPYTTPGYQWHSTTMARKLKKFITSTTAATSTMGSSSSHIPTSSSSTSTSSTTTTTAAMPTFTETSSSSFTSESPFNSMHRLFSSAAPSLTPVDVAAPTLPAAADGNAFASSATSFLNTLAAAASTPSTNANVQQASSTESAVNMMNNLLGRGMENSFQTYSDLSHDESNGLITFDNLESLDNIYPAALSSNIGTLNSTACGRIDIMGTIVYDSAPFLYPFIIEYSLIGAVVLYVMWKHIGRYPGRLNDEDLEHRLEVMLSRRAVAMAQQARSGRVDCVGSSKGLFFGLLLLVGALICLILFFVLVRHQQFSLLAIYLADASHIILMGFAILAIIVGFIRVKNLKFRCEEQSNLNDILLRISAFGLFTYSVFSIIAGSLKVLESEPSLLVTTTGGMAVFQVILQLLFIADVSRRRVHLPEHDRSKPGRQIVTFLLICNVAMFAIYTFEAQKVFANPVQLEFYGFVPWSIIQRITLPLCIFHRFHSAVTLAEIWKTTYKARLE from the exons GGTTTGCTACACGTTCAAGCCAAATCCAAATAAGCACAGTTTTATGCCGGCGAACATAACGGTCCAGGGAACGTATCAAACCAATCCAATAACGGGACCAATCGAACTATG GACATCGCTGTTTATTGTGACCAGCCTGGTGTATGCGATTCTATTGATCGTTGTGTGCATCGCCTACGTAATTAGCGATGTAACCACACACCGACTACCGGTACTCTACTACGAGACATTCTTCACTTATCTCTATGGCGCCAGCATACTCTTTTTGCTCTACGTCTTTTGTTTCCTGCTGCAAG agaGCTCTTGCTGCAATGGCGGAGTACCCAAACCAAAACCACCACCCAAGGAAAAGAAATCGAAGAAAACAAAGAATGCAGATCCAGCCGATTCGAAGGATGCGAAAGGCTCTAAGGACTCTGGCAAAGCTGGTAAAGGCGCCGCATATCAG gaaGCTGCTACGGATGCTGAGGTGGCCGTCACCCCGAAGAACGTACGCAAACGGAAGACTACGCACAGCGATCTCACGCATGGAAGCTTCTTTCTACGCGTCGGTGCCATTG cttttggtCTGGGAGCAATGATCTACATTGGCTTGGAGTTCGGCTCGTTTTTCGAAATTCCATTCGATTCGCCCTGTCATCATATTTTGATTGGAGTTAATCCGTTGCTGCAAATGATTTtcacatttatgcaaatgtattttatattcatgAATGCACGG TTGAACATACACCGCTTCAAGGTGATTGCTCGCTTTGGTCTCATGCATGTGGTGGCCACCAACATTTGTGTCTGGATCCGCACACTGGTCAAGGAGTCGTTGCTGGAGATAACGATTCATCATCAGAAGCTGGAGAGCGACCCCGGCGCCAGCTCTATTGCCCACTCGATACGCCAGCATGCGCTCAGACATGCGGGCACCGTGCTCCGCACCCATGCCGGACCCAACAATGAGTTCGAGGTGCTCGATGGCGAGGACGTGCTGCCCCGCAGCGTCTACAAGAGCGACAATGTGCTCTCGAAATTGGTGCGCAACACTGTCGATGGCATTTCGAAGAGTCTGGGCATGGGCGGTGTcgttagcagcagcaccactagcaccaccagcaccactcGCGCTCCGTATACGACGCCCGGCTATCAATGGCACAGCACTACTATGGCCCGCAAGCTGAAGAAGTTTATCACTAgcaccaccgccgccaccagcaccatgggcagcagcagcagccacattcCTACCAGCAGCTCATCCActagcaccagcagcaccaccaccaccaccgccgccatGCCCACATTCACCgagaccagcagcagcagcttcaccAGTGAGTCGCCCTTCAATAGCATGCACCGCCTCTTCTCAAGCGCCGCACCGAGCCTGACGCCCGTCGACGTGGCCGCACCCACGTTGCCCGCTGCAGCTGATGGCAACGCCTTTGCCAGCAGCGCCACATCCTTCCTCAACACtctggccgccgccgcctccacgCCCAGCACCAATGCCAATGTGCAACAAGCCAGCAGCACCGAAAGCGCTGTCAACATGATGAACAATCTACTGGGACGCGGCATGGAGAACAGCTTCCAAACCTATTCGGACTTATCGCACGATGAGTCCAACGGTTTGATTACGTTCGATAATCTGGAGAGTCTGGACAACATCTATCCGGCGGCGCTGTCCTCCAACATTGGCACACTCAACTCCACCGCCTGTGGCCGCATCGACATCATGGGCACCATTGTCTATGACTCGGCTCCGTTCTTGTATCCGTTCATCATTGAGTATTCGCTGATTGGCGCCGTCGTTTTGTACGTCATGTGGAAGCACATCGGACGCTATCCGGGCCGTCTCAACGATGAGGATCTGGAGCATCGGCTGGAGGTGATGCTGTCGCGTCGTGCCGTTGCCATGGCGCAGCAGGCACGCTCCGGTCGCGTCGACTGCGTTGGCTCGTCGAAGGGACTCTTCTTTGGTCTATTGCTGTTGGTCGGTGCGCTCATCTGCTTGATACTCTTCTTCGTCTTGGTGCGTCATCAGCAGTTCTCGCTGTTGGCCATTTATCTCGCCGATGCCAGTCACATTATACTCATGGGCTTCGCTATACTGGCCATCATAGTGGGCTTCATTAG AGTCAAGAACTTGAAGTTCCGCTGCGAGGAGCAGTCCAACCTGAACGACATCTTGCTGCGCATCTCGGCCTTTGGGCTCTTCACCTACTCCGTGTTCAGCATCATTGCCGGCAGCTTGAAGGTGCTCGAGAGCGAGCCCAGTCTGCTAGTCACAACCACCGGCGGCATGGCCGTATTCCAAGTCATCTTGCAGTTGCTCTTCATCGCCGATGTTTCCCGTCGTCGCGTCCACTTGCCCGAGCACGACCGCAGCAAGCCCGGCCGGCAGATCGTCACCTTCTTGCTCATCTGCAATGTCGCCATGTTCGCCATCTACACATTCGAAGCTCAAAAAGTATTCGCCAATCCT GTGCAGCTGGAGTTCTACGGATTTGTGCCCTGGTCTATCATCCAGCGCATTACACTGCCTCTGTGCATTTTCCATCGCTTCCATAGCGCCGTCACACTTGCCGAGATCTGGAAGACCACCTACAAGGCGCGCTTGGAGTAA